A window of Citrus sinensis cultivar Valencia sweet orange chromosome 7, DVS_A1.0, whole genome shotgun sequence contains these coding sequences:
- the LOC102609510 gene encoding aspartic proteinase-like protein 1 isoform X3 has protein sequence MNRISLTIYLAVFWLLTESSGAETVMFSTKLIHRFSEEVKALGVSKNRNATSWPAKKSFEYYQVLLSSDVQKQKMKTGPQFQMLFPSQGSKTMSLGNDFGCDLLWIPCDCVRCAPLSASYYNSLDRNLNEYSPSASSTSKHLSCSHRLCDLGTSCQNPKQPCPYTIDYYTENTSSSGLLVEDILHLISGGDNALKNSVQASVIIGCGMKQSGGYLDGVAPDGLIGLGLGEISVPSLLAKAGLIRNSFSMCFDEDDSGRIFFGDQGPATQQSTSFLASNGKYITYIIGVETCCIGSSCLKQTIFKAIVDSGSSFTFLPKDIYETIAAEFDRQVNDTITSFEGYPWKYCYKSSSQRLPKLPSVKLMFPQNNSFVANNPVFVIYGTPGVTGFCLAIQPADGDIGTIGQNFMTGYRVVFDRENLKLGWSHSNCQDLNDSTKSPLTPGPGTPSNPLPANQEQSSPGGHAVGPAVAGRAPSKPSTASTQLISSRSSSLKLLPFLLLLRVLVSAS, from the exons ATGAACCGAATATCTCTGACGATTTACTTGGCAGTGTTCTGGCTCCTAACGGAGAGCAGTGGCGCAGAAACGGTAATGTTTTCGACGAAGCTGATACACAGGTTCTCGGAGGAAGTGAAGGCGCTTGGAGTTTCTAAAAATAGAAATGCGACGTCGTGGCCGGCGAAAAAGAGCTTTGAGTACTACCAGGTGCTGCTCAGCAGCGATGTCCAGAAGCAGAAGATGAAGACTGGGCCGCAGTTTCAGATGCTTTTTCCTTCTCAAGGAAGTAAAACGATGTCGCTTGGAAATGACTTTGGCTG TGATCTGCTTTGGATTCCGTGTGATTGTGTACGATGTGCTCCTCTTTCTGCAAGCTACTATAATAGTCTG GATAGAAATCTAAATGAGTACAGTCCTTCTGCTTCGAGTACGAGCAAGCATTTATCTTGCAGTCATCGACTATGTGACTTGGGGACCAGTTGTCAAAATCCTAAGCAACCGTGCCCTTACACTATTGACTACTACACAGAGAATACATCAAGCTCAGGGTTGCTTGTTGAGGATATATTACATCTTATATCAGGAGGTGATAATGCATTGAAGAATTCTGTGCAGGCATCAGTTATAATTGG TTGTGGTATGAAGCAGAGCGGTGGTTACTTGGATGGGGTTGCGCCTGATGGCCTCATTGGTTTGGGACTTGGAGAAATTTCAGTTCCCAGTCTTCTTGCTAAAGCAGGATTGATTCGGAACTCCTTCTCAATGTGCTTTGACGAGGATGATTCCGGAAGAATATTTTTTGGGGATCAGGGACCAGCCACTCAACAGTCTACCTCTTTCCTGGCCTCTAATGGGAAATA CATAACCTACATCATTGGAGTGGAGACATGTTGTATTGGGAGTTCTTGCCTTAAGCAGACAATTTTCAAAGCAATAGTGGATAGTGGTTCATCATTTACATTTCTTCCGAAGGACATATACGAAACCATTGCTGCAGAG TTCGACAGACAAGTGAATGACACAATCACTAGTTTTGAAGGTTATCCATGGAAATATTGCTACAAGTCCAG TTCACAGCGGCTGCCCAAGCTTCCTTCTGTTAAGCTCATGTTTCCACAGAACAACAGCTTCGTGGCCAACAATCCTGTATTTGTTATCTATGGCACTCCG GGGGTTACTGGATTTTGTTTAGCCATACAGCCTGCAGATGGAGATATTGGGACAATTGGAC AGAACTTCATGACAGGATACCGAGTTGTGTTTGATAGGGAAAATTTGAAGTTAGGCTGGTCACACTCTAATT GTCAAGATCTAAATGATAGTACAAAGTCGCCTCTCACTCCTGGGCCTGGTACCCCATCTAACCCGTTGCCTGCAAACCAAGAGCAGAGCAGCCCTGGTGGACATGCGGTTGGTCCTGCTGTAGCAGGAAGAGCTCCCTCTAAACCATCAACTGCCTCAACCCAACTCATCTCATCAAGGTCTAGTTCCTTAAAGTTGCTgccatttttgcttttattgcGTGTGCTTGTTTCAGCTTCATAA
- the LOC102609510 gene encoding aspartic proteinase-like protein 1 isoform X2 has translation MNRISLTIYLAVFWLLTESSGAETVMFSTKLIHRFSEEVKALGVSKNRNATSWPAKKSFEYYQVLLSSDVQKQKMKTGPQFQMLFPSQGSKTMSLGNDFGWLHYTWIDIGTPNVSFLVALDAGSDLLWIPCDCVRCAPLSASYYNSLDRNLNEYSPSASSTSKHLSCSHRLCDLGTSCQNPKQPCPYTIDYYTENTSSSGLLVEDILHLISGGDNALKNSVQASVIIGCGMKQSGGYLDGVAPDGLIGLGLGEISVPSLLAKAGLIRNSFSMCFDEDDSGRIFFGDQGPATQQSTSFLASNGKYITYIIGVETCCIGSSCLKQTIFKAIVDSGSSFTFLPKDIYETIAAEFDRQVNDTITSFEGYPWKYCYKSSSQRLPKLPSVKLMFPQNNSFVANNPVFVIYGTPGVTGFCLAIQPADGDIGTIGRYRVVFDRENLKLGWSHSNCQDLNDSTKSPLTPGPGTPSNPLPANQEQSSPGGHAVGPAVAGRAPSKPSTASTQLISSRSSSLKLLPFLLLLRVLVSAS, from the exons ATGAACCGAATATCTCTGACGATTTACTTGGCAGTGTTCTGGCTCCTAACGGAGAGCAGTGGCGCAGAAACGGTAATGTTTTCGACGAAGCTGATACACAGGTTCTCGGAGGAAGTGAAGGCGCTTGGAGTTTCTAAAAATAGAAATGCGACGTCGTGGCCGGCGAAAAAGAGCTTTGAGTACTACCAGGTGCTGCTCAGCAGCGATGTCCAGAAGCAGAAGATGAAGACTGGGCCGCAGTTTCAGATGCTTTTTCCTTCTCAAGGAAGTAAAACGATGTCGCTTGGAAATGACTTTGGCTG GTTACATTACACATGGATTGATATAGGGACACCaaatgtttcttttcttgttgcATTGGATGCTGGCAGTGATCTGCTTTGGATTCCGTGTGATTGTGTACGATGTGCTCCTCTTTCTGCAAGCTACTATAATAGTCTG GATAGAAATCTAAATGAGTACAGTCCTTCTGCTTCGAGTACGAGCAAGCATTTATCTTGCAGTCATCGACTATGTGACTTGGGGACCAGTTGTCAAAATCCTAAGCAACCGTGCCCTTACACTATTGACTACTACACAGAGAATACATCAAGCTCAGGGTTGCTTGTTGAGGATATATTACATCTTATATCAGGAGGTGATAATGCATTGAAGAATTCTGTGCAGGCATCAGTTATAATTGG TTGTGGTATGAAGCAGAGCGGTGGTTACTTGGATGGGGTTGCGCCTGATGGCCTCATTGGTTTGGGACTTGGAGAAATTTCAGTTCCCAGTCTTCTTGCTAAAGCAGGATTGATTCGGAACTCCTTCTCAATGTGCTTTGACGAGGATGATTCCGGAAGAATATTTTTTGGGGATCAGGGACCAGCCACTCAACAGTCTACCTCTTTCCTGGCCTCTAATGGGAAATA CATAACCTACATCATTGGAGTGGAGACATGTTGTATTGGGAGTTCTTGCCTTAAGCAGACAATTTTCAAAGCAATAGTGGATAGTGGTTCATCATTTACATTTCTTCCGAAGGACATATACGAAACCATTGCTGCAGAG TTCGACAGACAAGTGAATGACACAATCACTAGTTTTGAAGGTTATCCATGGAAATATTGCTACAAGTCCAG TTCACAGCGGCTGCCCAAGCTTCCTTCTGTTAAGCTCATGTTTCCACAGAACAACAGCTTCGTGGCCAACAATCCTGTATTTGTTATCTATGGCACTCCG GGGGTTACTGGATTTTGTTTAGCCATACAGCCTGCAGATGGAGATATTGGGACAATTGGAC GATACCGAGTTGTGTTTGATAGGGAAAATTTGAAGTTAGGCTGGTCACACTCTAATT GTCAAGATCTAAATGATAGTACAAAGTCGCCTCTCACTCCTGGGCCTGGTACCCCATCTAACCCGTTGCCTGCAAACCAAGAGCAGAGCAGCCCTGGTGGACATGCGGTTGGTCCTGCTGTAGCAGGAAGAGCTCCCTCTAAACCATCAACTGCCTCAACCCAACTCATCTCATCAAGGTCTAGTTCCTTAAAGTTGCTgccatttttgcttttattgcGTGTGCTTGTTTCAGCTTCATAA
- the LOC102610195 gene encoding protein CELLULOSE SYNTHASE INTERACTIVE 1, with product MKMGLRDRTTSMEDPDGTLASVAQCIEQLRQSSSSVQEKEYSLRQLLELIDTRENAFSAVGSHSQAVPVLVSLLRSGSLAVKIQAATVLGSLCKENELRVKVLLGGCIPPLLGLLKSSSAEGQIAAAKTIYAVSQGGAKDYVGSKIFSTEGVVPVLWEQLKNGLKSGNVVDNLLTGALRNLSTSTEGFWAATVQAGGIDILVKLLTLGQSSTQAHVCFLLACMMEEDVSVCSRVLAADATKQLLKLLGSGNEASVRAEAAGALKSLSDHCKDARREIAGSNGIPAMINATIAPSKEFMQGEYAQALQENAMCALANISGGLSNVISSLGQSLESCSSPAQVADTLGALASALMIYDSKAESTKPSDPLIVEQTLVNQFKPRLPFLVQERTIEALASLYGNPLLSIKLENSEAKRLLVGLITMATNEVQEELVRALLKLCNNEGSLWRALQGREGIQLLISLLGLSSEQQQECSVALLCLLSNENDDSKWAITAAGGIPPLVQILESGSAKAKEDSASILRNLCNHSEDIRACVESADAVPALLWLLKNGSANGKEIAAKTLNHLIHKSDTAAISQLTALLTSDLPESKVYVLDALKSMLSVVSFSDILREGSAANDAVETMIKILSFTKEETQAKSASALAGIFETRKDLRESSIAVKTLWSVMKLLDVGSECILVEASRCLAAIFLSVRENREVAAVARDALSPLVVLAGSPVLEVAEQATCALANLILDSEVSEKAIAEEIILPATRVLCEGTISGKTLAAAAIARLLHSRKIDYTITDCVNRAGTVLALVSFLESASGSVATSEALDALAILSRSGGASGHVKPAWQVLAEFPKSITPIVSSIADATPLLQDKAIEILSRLCRDQPAVLGDEVTGASGCISSIARRVISCTNPKVKIGGAALLICAAKVNHQRIVEDLNHSNSCAPLIQSLVTMLSVVEASPLRNQGNDDKEAISIYRYTSEEARNGGESESSTAVIFGENLAIWLLCVLACHDEKCKIVIMEAGAMDVLTDRISDSLSQFTQMDYKEDSSIWICALLLAILFQDRDIIRAHATMKAIPVLANLLKSEESANRYFAAQAVASLVCNGSRGTLLSVANSGAAGGLISLLGCADADVQDLLDLSEEFALVCYPDQVALERLFRVEDIRVGATSRKAIPALVDLLKPIPDRPGAPFLALGFLIQLAKDCPSNKIVMVEAGALEALTKYLSLGPQDATEEAATDLLGILFSSAEIRRHESAFAAVSQLVAVLRLGGRGARYSAAKALESLFSADHIRNAESARQAVQPLVEILNTGLEREQHAAIAALVRLLSENPSRALAVADVEMNAVDVLCRILSSNCSMELKGDAAELCGVLFGNTRIRSTVAAARCVEPLVSLLVTEFSPAQHSVVRALDKLVDDEQLAELVAVHGAVIPLVGLLYGKNYMLHEAISRALVKLGKDRPSCKLEMVKAGVIESVLDILHEAPDFLCSAFAELLRILTNNAGIAKGPSAAKVVEPLFLLLTRSEFGPDGQHSALQVLVNILEHPQCRADYSLTSHQAIEPLIPLLDSPAPAVQQLAAELLSHLLLEEQLQKDPVTQQVIGPLIRVLGSGIHILQQRAVKALVSIALTWPNEIAKEGGVAELSKIILQADPSLPHALWESAASVLSSILQFSSEFYLEVPVAVLVRLLRSGSEGTVIGSLNALLVLESDDGTSAEAMAESGAIEALLELLRSHQCEETAARLLEVLLNNVKIRESKATKSAILPLSQYLLDPQTQAQQARLLATLALGDLFQNEGLARSADAVSACRALVNVLEEQPTEEMKVVAICALQNLVMYSRSNKRAVAEAGGVQVVLDLIGSSDPETSVQAAMFVKLLFSNHTIQEYASSETVRAITAAIEKELWATGTVNEEYLKALNALFNNFPRLRATEPATLSIPHLVTALKTGSEATQEAALDALFLLRQAWSACPAEVSKAQSVAAADAIPLLQYLIQSGPPRFQEKAEFLLQCLPGTLVVIIKRGNNMKQSVGNPSVYCKLTLGNTPPRQTKIVSTGPNPEWEESFAWSFEIPPKGQKLHISCKNKSKMGKSSFGKVTIQIDRVVMLGAVAGEYTLLPESKSGPSRNLEIEFLWSNK from the exons ATGAAAATGGGTCTGAG GGACCGCACTACCAGCATGGAGGATCCAGATGGAACTTTAGCCAGTGTTGCACAATGCATTGAACAGCTGCGCCAGAGTTCTTCCTCAGTACAAGAGAAAGAATATTCCTTGAGGCAATTGTTGGAACTTATTGACACACGTGAGAATGCTTTTAGTGCTGTTGGCTCTCACTCTCAAGCAGTTCCAGTACTTGTCTCCCTTCTTCGATCAGGATCACTAGCAGTCAAGATACAGGCTGCTACTGTTTTAGGTTCTCTCTGTAAGGAGAATGAATTAAGGGTTAAAGTCTTACTTGGTGGATGCATTCCTCCATTGCTTGGTCTCCTCAAGTCCAGCTCAGCAGAGGGTCAAATTGCAGCAGCAAAGACAATTTATGCCGTCTCTCAAGGTGGTGCGAAGGATTATGTTGGATCCAAGATATTTTCAACTGAAGGAGTAGTGCCGGTGCTATGGGAGCAGCTAAAGAATGGGCTTAAGAGTGGGAACGTGGTAGATAACTTACTGACGGGAGCTTTAAGGAATCTCTCTACCAGCACTGAGGGATTTTGGGCTGCAACAGTACAAGCTGGAGGAATAGATATACTTGTGAAGTTGCTTACTTTGGGACAATCTAGCACACAAGCTCATGTTTGCTTTCTGCTAGCATGCATGATGGAGGAGGATGTGTCTGTTTGCTCCAGGGTGTTAGCTGCTGATGCTACGAAGCAACTTCTCAAGCTGTTAGGATCTGGTAATGAAGCCTCTGTTAGAGCAGAAGCTGCCGGTGCTCTTAAGTCTCTATCTGATCATTGCAAAGATGCAAGACGTGAAATAGCTGGTTCTAATGGCATTCCTGCCATGATAAATGCAACAATCGCTCCTTCTAAAGAATTTATGCAAGGGGAATATGCTCAAGCATTGCAGGAGAATGCAATGTGTGCTCTCGCTAATATTTCTGGTGGTTTATCTAATGTCATCTCAAGCCTTGGTCAAAGCCTTGAATCATGCTCCTCACCTGCACAGGTTGCTGACACATTAGGGGCTTTAGCTTCTGCTCTCATGATATATGATAGCAAAGCTGAGTCTACTAAACCATCAGATCCTCTGATTGTGGAGCAGACTTTGGTCAATCAGTTCAAGCCTCGCTTACCGTTTCTTGTGCAAGAGCGCACGATAGAAGCCCTTGCAAGTTTGTATGGAAATCCGTTGCTCTcaattaaacttgaaaattctGAAGCAAAACGTTTGCTTGTTGGTTTGATCACAATGGCGACCAACGAAGTTCAGGAAGAGCTTGTAAGAGCTCTTCTCAAACTCTGCAATAATGAAGGCAGTCTATGGCGTGCCCTCCAAGGCCGTGAGGGGATTCAGCTGTTGATATCCCTTCTAGGACTTTCCTCAGAACAGCAGCAAGAATGTTCGGTCGCATTGCTTTGCCTTTTAtctaatgaaaatgatgacAGTAAGTGGGCCATCACTGCTGCTGGTGGCATACCTCCACTTGTTCAAATTCTAGAGTCGGGTTCTGCAAAAGCTAAGGAAGATTCTGCTTCCATTCTTAGGAATCTATGCAATCATAGTGAAGATATTCGTGCTTGTGTTGAAAGTGCTGATGCCGTTCCTGCATTGTTATGGCTACTGAAAAATGGGAGTGCAAATGGGAAAGAAATCGCTGCAAAGACTTTAAATCATCTAATTCATAAATCTGATACAGCTGCTATCAGCCAGCTTACTGCATTATTAACAAGTGATCTACCTGAATCTAAAGTTTATGTTCTGGATGCTCTTAAAAGTATGCTGTCTGTGGTTTCCTTCAGTGATATACTGCGTGAAGGCAGTGCTGCAAATGATGCAGTTGAGacaatgattaaaatattgagcTTCACTAAAGAAGAGACTCAGGCTAAGTCAGCGTCAGCTCTAGCTGGAATTTTTGAAACCAGGAAGGACTTGCGTGAAAGTAGCATTGCAGTGAAAACTCTCTGGTCAGTGATGAAGCTGCTAGATGTTGGATCTGAATGCATCTTAGTAGAGGCCTCGCGTTGCCTTGCTGCAATATTTCTTTCAGTGAGAGAAAACCGGGAAGTGGCTGCTGTTGCACGAGATGCTTTGTCTCCCCTTGTTGTGCTTGCAGGCTCTCCAGTTCTGGAAGTTGCGGAACAGGCAACTTGTGCTCTGGCAAATCTTATTTTGGATAGTGAAGTTTCAGAGAAAGCAATTGctgaagaaattattttacctGCTACTCGGGTTTTGTGTGAGGGCACTATTTCTGGCAAAACACTTGCAGCTGCAGCCATTGCTCGTCTACTCCATTCACGCAAAATTGATTACACCATAACTGATTGTGTGAATCGGGCTGGAACTGTTCTTGCATTAGTTTCATTTCTAGAGTCTGCTAGTGGATCTGTTGCCACATCAGAAGCTCTGGATGCACTTGCTATACTCTCAAGGTCTGGAGGGGCTAGTGGGCATGTTAAACCAGCATGGCAAGTTTTAGCTGAATTTCCGAAAAGCATAACTCCCATAGTGTCTTCGATTGCTGATGCAACACCCTTGTTACAGGATAAAGCTATTGAAATATTGTCGCGGCTTTGCAGAGACCAACCTGCTGTTCTAGGAGACGAAGTTACAGGTGCCTCTGGATGTATATCATCCATTGCTAGAAGGGTGATCAGTTGCACAAACCCAAAGGTCAAAATTGGGGGAGCTGCACTTCTAATATGTGCAGCAAAAGTTAATCACCAAAGAATTGTTGAGGATCTCAATCATTCGAATTCATGTGCCCCGCTTATTCAGTCACTGGTTACAATGCTTAGTGTTGTTGAGGCTTCTCCTTTGAGGAACCAGGGGAATGATGACAAAGAGGCCATTAGCATCTACAGATATACTTCAGAGGAAGCCAGAAATGGAGGAGAGTCTGAGTCAAGCACAGCAGTTATTTTTGGTGAGAACTTAGCTATTTGGCTGCTCTGTGTTCTTGCATGCCACGacgaaaaatgtaaaattgtgATAATGGAGGCTGGAGCAATGGATGTTCTTACTGACAGAATTTCAGATAGTCTTTCACAATTTACTCAG ATGGATTATAAGGAAGATAGCAGCATATGGATTTGTGCTTTACTGCTTGCAATTTTGTTTCAAGATAGAGACATCATACGAGCACATGCAACCATGAAAGCTATTCCAGTACTTGCAAATTTGTTGAAGTCAGAGGAGTCGGCTAACAGATATTTTGCCGCACAAGCAGTTGCCAGCCTTGTCTGTAATGGTAGCAGAGGAACTCTTCTTTCTGTTGCAAATTCTGGTGCTGCAGGTGGGCTTATCTCCTTACTTGGCTGTGCTGATGCGGATGTACAAGATCTTCTGGACTTGTCAGAGGAGTTTGCGTTGGTGTGTTATCCAGATCAAGTTGCCCTTGAGAGGTTGTTTAGAGTTGAAGATATAAGGGTTGGTGCTACCTCTCGGAAAGCAATACCTGCACTTGTCGATCTACTCAAACCAATACCAGATCGTCCTGGAGCACCTTTTCTAGCACTTGGTTTTCTGATTCAGCTTGCTAAAGATTGTCCATCCAATAAGATTGTCATGGTTGAAGCAGGGGCCTTGGAAGCACTCACGAAGTATCTTTCACTTGGCCCACAAGATGCAACTGAAGAAGCTGCTACTGATCTGTTAGGCATCTTGTTCAGCAGTGCTGAAATCAGGAGACATGAATCTGCATTTGCTGCTGTCAGTCAACTTGTTGCAGTTTTACGTCTAGGTGGAAGAGGTGCAAGATATAGTGCTGCTAAAGCTTTGGAAAGCCTATTTTCTGCTGATCATATTAGGAATGCAGAATCTGCAAGGCAAGCTGTTCAACCCTTGGTGGAGATTCTTAACACTGGGTTGGAGAGAGAGCAGCATGCTGCTATTGCTGCATTGGTTAGGTTACTTAGTGAAAACCCATCAAGGGCCCTTGCTGTTGCAGATGTTGAAATGAATGCGGTAGATGTCCTTTGCAGGATCCTTTCATCAAATTGTTCAATGGAGTTAAAGGGAGATGCTGCTGAGTTGTGTGGTGTTCTTTTTGGAAATACAAGAATTAGGTCTACAGTGGCTGCAGCACGATGTGTGGAGCCTCTTGTCTCTCTTCTTGTAACTGAGTTCAGTCCTGCTCAGCATTCAGTTGTTCGTGCACTAGACAAACTTGTTGATGATGAGCAACTCGCAGAACTAGTTGCTGTGCATGGCGCAGTCATTCCTCTTGTTGGACTTCTCTATGGTAAAAATTACATGCTTCATGAGGCCATTTCTAGAGCTCTTGTGAAGTTAGGAAAGGATAGGCCTTCTTGTAAATTGGAAATGGTGAAAGCTGGCGTCATTGAGAGTGTACTTGATATCCTTCATGAAGCACCAGATTTTCTGTGTTCTGCATTTGCTGAATTGCTTCGAATACTGACCAATAATGCAGGCATTGCCAAGGGTCCATCTGCTGCGAAAGTGGTTGAGCCCCTATTTCTGTTGCTTACCAGGTCAGAATTTGGGCCTGATGGACAGCATAGTGCATTGCAGGTTCTTGTTAATATTCTGGAACATCCGCAGTGTCGGGCTGACTATTCACTGACCTCTCACCAAGCTATTGAACCTCttatccctttgcttgattcACCAGCTCCAGCAGTTCAGCAGTTGGCAGCTGAGCTTCTGTCACATCTGCTATTGGAAGAACAACTTCAGAAGGATCCTGTGACACAGCAAGTAATTGGTCCTCTCATTCGGGTTCTTGGTTCTGGCATACACATACTTCAGCAGAGAGCTGTAAAGGCTCTTGTGAGTATTGCGCTAACATGGCCTAATGAAATTGCAAAAGAGGGTGGTGTTGCTGAACTGtcgaaaataattttgcaagCTGATCCATCTCTTCCTCATGCCTTGTGGGAGTCAGCTGCTTCTGTTTTATCAAGTATTCTACAATTCAGTTCTGAATTCTATTTGGAAGTGCCTGTTGCAGTGTTGGTAAGGCTACTTCGTTCTGGTTCAGAAGGCACGGTAATTGGGTCATTGAATGCTCTGCTTGTGTTAGAAAGTGATGATGGAACCAGTGCTGAAGCAATGGCCGAAAGTGGTGCCATAGAAGCTCTTCTAGAACTTCTCAGATCTCATCAATGCGAGGAAACAGCTGCAAGACTGCTGGAGGTGTTGCTTAACAATGTAAAGATCAGAGAATCAAAAGCTACAAAATCTGCCATCTTGCCGCTTTCGCAATACCTCTTGGATCCACAAACCCAAGCTCAGCAAGCACGGTTGTTGGCGACCTTGGCTCTTGGTGATCTATTTCAGAATGAGGGCCTTGCTCGAAGTGCTGATGCTGTTTCAGCATGTCGTGCACTGGTCAATGTCCTTGAAGAGCAACCTacagaagaaatgaaagtggTAGCTATATGTGCTTTGCAAAACCTTGTAATGTACAGCAGATCGAATAAGAGAGCAGTTGCAGAGGCTGGTGGTGTACAGGTTGTACTGGATTTGATTGGTTCAAGTGATCCAGAAACATCTGTTCAGGCTGCAATGTTTGTCAAACTTCTGTTTTCTAATCATACCATCCAAGAGTATGCTTCCAGCGAAACGGTCAGAGCTATAACTG CTGCTATTGAGAAGGAATTGTGGGCCACTGGAACTGTGAATGAGGAATATCTAAAAGCTTTAAatgctttatttaataacttcCCTCGTTTGAGAGCCACTGAACCTGCGACACTCAGCATACCCCACTTAGTCACAGCTCTTAAGACGGGTTCAGAAGCAACTCAAGAAGCTGCCTTGGATGCACTTTTCCTTCTCAGACAAGCTTGGTCGGCATGCCCAGCCGAAGTATCAAAAGCTCAGTCTGTTGCTGCTGCAGATGCAATCCCCTTGCTACAGTACTTAATCCAGTCTGGTCCACCTCGATTCCAGGAAAAGGCCGAATTCCTGCTGCAGTGTTTGCCGGGGACCTTAGTAGTCATAATCAAGCGTGGCAACAATATGAAGCAGTCGGTAGGAAACCCAAGTGTTTACTGCAAGCTTACTCTGGGCAACACTCCGCCGCGACAAACCAAG ATTGTGTCAACTGGTCCTAATCCTGAGTGGGAAGAGAGCTTTGCATGGTCCTTTGAGATTCCTCCAAAAGGTCAAAAGCTTCACATCTCTTGCAAAAATAAGAGCAAAATGGGCAAG AGTTCTTTTGGGAAAGTAACCATCCAAATCGATCGGGTTGTAATGCTTGGAGCAGTTGCTGGGGAGTACACCCTCTTGCCGGAAAGCAAAAGTGGACCTTCCCGGAATTTGGAAATCGAATTCCTGTGGTCTAACAAGTAA
- the LOC102609510 gene encoding aspartic proteinase-like protein 1 isoform X1, whose amino-acid sequence MNRISLTIYLAVFWLLTESSGAETVMFSTKLIHRFSEEVKALGVSKNRNATSWPAKKSFEYYQVLLSSDVQKQKMKTGPQFQMLFPSQGSKTMSLGNDFGWLHYTWIDIGTPNVSFLVALDAGSDLLWIPCDCVRCAPLSASYYNSLDRNLNEYSPSASSTSKHLSCSHRLCDLGTSCQNPKQPCPYTIDYYTENTSSSGLLVEDILHLISGGDNALKNSVQASVIIGCGMKQSGGYLDGVAPDGLIGLGLGEISVPSLLAKAGLIRNSFSMCFDEDDSGRIFFGDQGPATQQSTSFLASNGKYITYIIGVETCCIGSSCLKQTIFKAIVDSGSSFTFLPKDIYETIAAEFDRQVNDTITSFEGYPWKYCYKSSSQRLPKLPSVKLMFPQNNSFVANNPVFVIYGTPGVTGFCLAIQPADGDIGTIGQNFMTGYRVVFDRENLKLGWSHSNCQDLNDSTKSPLTPGPGTPSNPLPANQEQSSPGGHAVGPAVAGRAPSKPSTASTQLISSRSSSLKLLPFLLLLRVLVSAS is encoded by the exons ATGAACCGAATATCTCTGACGATTTACTTGGCAGTGTTCTGGCTCCTAACGGAGAGCAGTGGCGCAGAAACGGTAATGTTTTCGACGAAGCTGATACACAGGTTCTCGGAGGAAGTGAAGGCGCTTGGAGTTTCTAAAAATAGAAATGCGACGTCGTGGCCGGCGAAAAAGAGCTTTGAGTACTACCAGGTGCTGCTCAGCAGCGATGTCCAGAAGCAGAAGATGAAGACTGGGCCGCAGTTTCAGATGCTTTTTCCTTCTCAAGGAAGTAAAACGATGTCGCTTGGAAATGACTTTGGCTG GTTACATTACACATGGATTGATATAGGGACACCaaatgtttcttttcttgttgcATTGGATGCTGGCAGTGATCTGCTTTGGATTCCGTGTGATTGTGTACGATGTGCTCCTCTTTCTGCAAGCTACTATAATAGTCTG GATAGAAATCTAAATGAGTACAGTCCTTCTGCTTCGAGTACGAGCAAGCATTTATCTTGCAGTCATCGACTATGTGACTTGGGGACCAGTTGTCAAAATCCTAAGCAACCGTGCCCTTACACTATTGACTACTACACAGAGAATACATCAAGCTCAGGGTTGCTTGTTGAGGATATATTACATCTTATATCAGGAGGTGATAATGCATTGAAGAATTCTGTGCAGGCATCAGTTATAATTGG TTGTGGTATGAAGCAGAGCGGTGGTTACTTGGATGGGGTTGCGCCTGATGGCCTCATTGGTTTGGGACTTGGAGAAATTTCAGTTCCCAGTCTTCTTGCTAAAGCAGGATTGATTCGGAACTCCTTCTCAATGTGCTTTGACGAGGATGATTCCGGAAGAATATTTTTTGGGGATCAGGGACCAGCCACTCAACAGTCTACCTCTTTCCTGGCCTCTAATGGGAAATA CATAACCTACATCATTGGAGTGGAGACATGTTGTATTGGGAGTTCTTGCCTTAAGCAGACAATTTTCAAAGCAATAGTGGATAGTGGTTCATCATTTACATTTCTTCCGAAGGACATATACGAAACCATTGCTGCAGAG TTCGACAGACAAGTGAATGACACAATCACTAGTTTTGAAGGTTATCCATGGAAATATTGCTACAAGTCCAG TTCACAGCGGCTGCCCAAGCTTCCTTCTGTTAAGCTCATGTTTCCACAGAACAACAGCTTCGTGGCCAACAATCCTGTATTTGTTATCTATGGCACTCCG GGGGTTACTGGATTTTGTTTAGCCATACAGCCTGCAGATGGAGATATTGGGACAATTGGAC AGAACTTCATGACAGGATACCGAGTTGTGTTTGATAGGGAAAATTTGAAGTTAGGCTGGTCACACTCTAATT GTCAAGATCTAAATGATAGTACAAAGTCGCCTCTCACTCCTGGGCCTGGTACCCCATCTAACCCGTTGCCTGCAAACCAAGAGCAGAGCAGCCCTGGTGGACATGCGGTTGGTCCTGCTGTAGCAGGAAGAGCTCCCTCTAAACCATCAACTGCCTCAACCCAACTCATCTCATCAAGGTCTAGTTCCTTAAAGTTGCTgccatttttgcttttattgcGTGTGCTTGTTTCAGCTTCATAA